In Neovison vison isolate M4711 chromosome 11, ASM_NN_V1, whole genome shotgun sequence, one genomic interval encodes:
- the SPAG11B gene encoding sperm-associated antigen 11B — MKGLFLFSVLFCLVQVNSGDIPPGIRDVICLTEHGTCRLFFCHFGEKKAEICSNPWNRCCLPATEAEGKNKPETYSKN, encoded by the exons ATGAAGGGcctctttcttttcagtgtcctcTTCTGTCTGGTCCAAGTGAACTCAG GGGATATTCCACCTGGAATCAGAGATGTTATCTGCCTTACGGAACATGGAACCTGCAGACTTTTCTTCTGCCATTTTGGTGAGAAAAAGGCGGAAATATGCTCCAACCCCTGGAATAGGTGCTGCCTACCAGCtactgaggcagaaggaaaaaacaaaccagagaCATACAGCAAAAACTAA
- the LOC122889185 gene encoding beta-defensin 103A-like produces the protein MRIYYLLLLLPFLFLMPVPGNGGIVNTLQRYYCRIRSGRCAVLSCLPKEEQIGRCSSSGRKCCRRKK, from the exons ATGAGGATCTATTACCTTCTTCTCCTGTTGCCCTTTCTGTTCTTGATGCCTGTTCCAG GAAATGGAGGAATTGTAAATACCCTGCAGAGGTATTATTGCCGAATAAGgagtgggcggtgtgctgtgctTAGCTGTCTGCCAAAGGAGGAGCAGATAGGCCGCTGTTCTTCCTCGGGCCGAAAATGCTGccgaagaaagaaataa